The following coding sequences are from one Panicum hallii strain FIL2 chromosome 5, PHallii_v3.1, whole genome shotgun sequence window:
- the LOC112894279 gene encoding cytochrome P450 86A1-like, whose amino-acid sequence MATVLDAAGVLHFHPYAAAAAAAALVSAYMVWFWALTRRLSGPRMWPLVGSLPSVVLNRARVHDWIVDNLRATGEAATYQTCTLPLPFLARRQGLVTVTCNPRNLEHILRARFDNYPKGPMWQAAFHDLLGQGIFNSDGETWLLQRKTAALEFTTRTLRQAMARWANRIIKYRLWGILADHCDAAASVDLQDLLLRLTFDNICGLTFGKDPETLSPGLQENPFANAFDSATEATLQRFLFPSFLWRIKKALGVGSERNLRESLAIVDQYMTEAIAARKATPSDDLLSRFMKKRDGNGRAFPEDVLQWIALNFVLAGRDTSSVALSWFFWMLMQRRDVERRVVMEIASVLRETRGDDAGRWTEEPLDFDELDRLVYLKAALAETLRLYPSVPQDSKYVVADDVLPDGTVVPAGSAITYSIYSVGRMESIWGKDCAEFRPERWLSADGTRFEPAKDAYRFVAFNGGPRTCLGKDLAYLQMKSIASAVLLRHSVELVPGHKVEQKMSLTLFMKNGLRVHVKPRDLAGYVAAPPEEAPQQGAFVIPTTTAAAA is encoded by the coding sequence ATGGCCACGGTACTGGATGCCGCCGGTGTGTTGCACTTCCACCCttacgccgcggcggcggcggcggcggcactggtcTCGGCGTACATGGTGTGGTTCTGGGCGCTGACGCGGAGGCTGTCGGGGCCGCGGATGTGGCCGCTCGTCGGCAGCCTGCCCAGCGTCGTGCTGAACCGGGCGCGCGTCCACGACTGGATCGTCGACAACCTGCGCGCCACGGGGGAGGCGGCCACGTACCAGACGTGCACCCTGCCGCTGCCGTTCCTCGCGCGGCGCCAGGGCCTGGTGACCGTCACGTGCAACCCGCGAAACCTGGAGCACATCCTGCGCGCGCGCTTCGACAACTACCCCAAGGGCCCCATGTGGCAGGCGGCGTTCCACGACCTCCTCGGCCAGGGCATCTTCAACTCCGACGGCGAGACGTGGCTGCTCCAGCGCAAGACGGCGGCGCTCGAGTTCACCACGCGGACCTTGCGCCAGGCGATGGCGCGCTGGGCCAACCGCATCATCAAGTACCGCCTCTGGGGCATCCTCGCCGACCACTGCGACGCCGCGGCGAGCGTTGACCTCCAGGACCTGCTCTTGCGCCTCACCTTCGACAACATCTGCGGCCTCACCTTCGGCAAGGACCCCGAGACACTGTCTCCGGGGTTGCAGGAGAACCCCTTCGCCAACGCCTTCGACTCCGCCACCGAGGCGACGCTGCAGAGGTTCCTGTTCCCCAGCTTCCTGTGGCGCATCAAGAAGGCGCTCGGCGTCGGGAGCGAGCGGAACCTCCGCGAGAGCCTCGCGATCGTGGACCAGTACATGACGGAGGCCATCGCGGCGCGCAAGGCGACGCCGTCGGACGACCTGCTGTCCAGGTTCATGAAGAAGCGCGACGGCAACGGCAGGGCATTCCCGGAGGACGTGCTCCAGTGGATCGCGCTCAACTTCGTGCTTGCCGGGCGCGACACGTCCTCCGTCGCGCTCAGCTGGTTCTTCTGGATGCTCATGCAGCGCCGCGACGTCGAGCGCAGGGTGGTCATGGAGATCGCGTCCGTGCTCAGGGAGACGCGGGGCGACGACGCCGGGAGGTGGACCGAGGAGCCGCTGGACTTCGACGAGCTGGACCGCCTCGTGTACCTCaaggcggcgctggcggagACGCTGCGGCTGTACCCGTCGGTGCCGCAGGACTCCAAGTACGTGGTGGCGGACGACGTGCTGCCGGACGGCACCGTCGTGCCGGCCGGCTCGGCGATCACCTACTCCATCTACTCTGTTGGGAGGATGGAGAGCATATGGGGCAAGGACTGCGCCGAGTTCCGGCCAGAGCGATGGCTGTCGGCTGACGGGACCCGGTTCGAGCCGGCCAAGGACGCGTACCGCTTCGTGGCGTTCAACGGCGGGCCGAGGACGTGCCTCGGCAAGGACCTGGCCTACCTGCAGATGAAGTCCATCGCGTCGGCCGTGCTGCTGCGCCACTCGGTGGAGCTCGTCCCGGGGCATAAGGTGGAGCAGAAGATGTCGCTCACGCTCTTCATGAAGAACGGCCTCCGCGTGCACGTCAAGCCGCGGGACCTCGCCGGCTACGTCGCCGCGCCACCGGAGGAGGCGCCGCAGCAGGGAGCCTTTGTGATCCCGACCACCACCGCGGCAGCTGCGTAA